A single window of Flagellimonas maritima DNA harbors:
- a CDS encoding acyl-CoA thioesterase has protein sequence MRQNSFSFRVRYGETDQMGIVYHGNYAQYLEMGRVEWLRALGVTYKSMEENGIMLPVISLHIDYKKSALYDDLITVETTLKKQPLVKIEFDYKIYNETKELLAEANTVLAFMDKHTNRPLKCPDYIFEKINF, from the coding sequence ATGAGACAAAATTCATTTTCTTTTAGAGTCCGTTATGGGGAAACCGACCAAATGGGCATAGTATATCATGGTAACTATGCACAATATTTGGAAATGGGCAGGGTAGAGTGGTTAAGGGCTTTGGGGGTTACTTATAAGAGCATGGAAGAAAATGGAATAATGCTACCGGTGATTTCTTTGCATATTGATTACAAAAAATCCGCTCTTTATGATGATTTGATTACAGTAGAGACAACGCTTAAAAAACAACCTTTGGTAAAGATTGAGTTCGACTATAAAATCTATAACGAAACTAAGGAACTATTGGCTGAAGCAAACACTGTTTTGGCTTTTATGGATAAGCACACGAACAGACCTTTGAAATGTCCGGATTACATTTTCGAAAAGATAAATTTCTAG
- a CDS encoding IMPACT family protein gives MENNDTYKTIAKASSEILYKDRKSKFLGYTFPIASEMDAKQFIETLRKKHHTANHVCFAWQLGENIHTYRANDDGEPNNSAGMPIYGQIQSFGVTNILVAVVRYFGGTKLGVGGLIQAYRATAQMALENSTIVEKIIESLFELHFDYPQMDRVMRVIKQKGISIVLQKMELDCSILISVRKSEADRTKRLFDEMQRVSIQEKN, from the coding sequence ATGGAGAACAATGATACCTATAAAACAATTGCAAAAGCTTCTTCCGAAATTTTATATAAGGACAGAAAAAGTAAGTTCTTAGGGTACACTTTTCCCATAGCATCCGAAATGGATGCCAAACAGTTTATTGAAACTTTACGAAAGAAGCACCACACTGCAAACCATGTTTGCTTTGCCTGGCAATTGGGTGAAAACATACATACTTACCGAGCCAATGATGACGGTGAACCGAACAATTCTGCAGGAATGCCCATTTATGGGCAAATCCAATCTTTTGGCGTTACCAATATTCTGGTAGCTGTTGTCCGCTATTTTGGCGGTACAAAGCTGGGAGTTGGAGGTCTCATTCAAGCTTACCGGGCAACAGCCCAAATGGCCTTGGAAAATTCAACTATTGTAGAAAAAATTATTGAATCCCTTTTTGAGCTGCATTTTGACTATCCACAAATGGATAGAGTAATGCGCGTAATCAAACAAAAAGGAATTTCTATCGTATTACAGAAAATGGAATTGGATTGCTCAATATTGATTTCAGTAAGAAAGAGTGAAGCTGACCGTACCAAACGTCTTTTCGACGAAATGCAACGTGTTTCCATTCAAGAAAAAAACTAG
- a CDS encoding EamA family transporter → MLNLALSILCSSLIFVIFKLFDVYKIQTLYAIITNYVVAFIVGLVLYEGTVDFNEIISKSWFFGTLALGVFFILIFNLMAKTSQIAGVSVASVATKMSLIMPVVFGVFLYKETLSFLQVVGIVLALVAVYFASMKEKSVTIPKKALLLPLLVFLGSGIIDISMKYFQEHHLQPREVAIFSSMIFGFAALTGFIFIGAKAIKTSLKLNLKNIVGGIVLGVPNYFSIFFLIRALQNEHISSSAIFTINNVAIVMLSTLLGITIFKERMSLKNWGGIALAVISIVLVALF, encoded by the coding sequence ATGTTAAACCTTGCGCTAAGTATCCTTTGCTCTAGTTTGATCTTTGTCATTTTCAAACTTTTCGATGTATACAAAATACAAACACTATATGCGATTATTACCAATTATGTGGTTGCTTTCATAGTAGGGTTGGTTTTGTATGAAGGAACGGTAGATTTCAATGAGATTATAAGTAAATCGTGGTTTTTTGGCACATTGGCTCTAGGGGTATTCTTTATTCTCATTTTTAATTTAATGGCGAAGACTTCACAAATAGCAGGTGTTTCCGTAGCATCCGTGGCAACTAAAATGTCTTTGATCATGCCAGTGGTATTCGGGGTATTTCTTTATAAGGAAACGCTATCCTTTCTACAAGTTGTTGGAATTGTACTTGCACTGGTAGCTGTATATTTTGCTTCAATGAAGGAAAAATCGGTTACCATCCCCAAAAAGGCCTTGTTGTTGCCACTTTTGGTCTTTTTAGGTTCTGGTATCATCGATATCAGTATGAAATATTTTCAGGAACATCATTTACAACCTCGGGAAGTAGCCATATTTTCTTCGATGATATTCGGTTTTGCGGCATTGACCGGATTTATTTTCATTGGAGCCAAGGCTATCAAGACTTCGTTGAAATTGAATCTTAAAAATATTGTTGGGGGCATAGTATTGGGTGTTCCCAATTATTTTTCAATTTTTTTCTTGATACGTGCGTTACAGAATGAACACATCAGCAGTTCGGCAATATTTACTATAAATAATGTAGCGATCGTAATGTTGTCGACCCTGCTCGGCATCACCATATTCAAAGAGAGGATGAGCCTTAAAAATTGGGGAGGTATTGCTTTGGCCGTAATCAGTATTGTTTTGGTAGCGCTATTCTGA
- a CDS encoding HAD family hydrolase: protein MIKIIILDFGDIFIDLDKSATARFMGRFGFKKLTPDLDELFKNYEKGHMSSRSFLEKVSGHFPMANELDLVTAWNSILLNFPDERLKFIETLAKEEKYRLFLLSNTNDIHIEFVKRQMGLENFNRFKNAFEAFYLSYEMGMRKPDTEIFEFVLKENNLKAEETLFVDDTKENTDAASHLGIKTWNLKVGQEDITQLKAKL from the coding sequence ATGATTAAAATCATAATTCTGGATTTTGGTGATATTTTCATTGATTTGGATAAATCTGCAACAGCAAGGTTTATGGGACGCTTTGGATTTAAAAAGCTAACTCCGGATTTGGATGAATTGTTCAAAAATTATGAAAAAGGCCATATGAGCTCCAGAAGCTTTTTAGAAAAAGTTTCCGGCCATTTTCCAATGGCAAACGAGTTGGATTTGGTTACTGCTTGGAACTCCATTTTATTAAATTTTCCAGATGAAAGATTGAAATTTATTGAAACACTTGCAAAAGAAGAAAAGTATCGTTTATTTCTTTTGAGCAATACCAATGATATACATATTGAGTTTGTGAAAAGACAAATGGGTCTTGAGAATTTCAATCGATTTAAGAATGCCTTTGAAGCTTTCTACCTCTCTTATGAAATGGGAATGCGAAAACCAGATACGGAAATCTTTGAGTTTGTATTGAAAGAAAACAATTTAAAAGCGGAAGAAACCCTGTTTGTGGACGATACCAAAGAAAATACTGATGCCGCTTCGCATTTGGGAATAAAAACATGGAATCTTAAGGTAGGTCAAGAGGATATTACCCAGTTAAAAGCTAAACTGTAA